A DNA window from Rhizobium jaguaris contains the following coding sequences:
- a CDS encoding putative monovalent cation/H+ antiporter subunit A: MASVTGLTFLALCLPFLGAMIAPAAVRHLGHNAAWPLALFPALAFLHFAGFLPDIAAGHSVQDGFEWVPSLNLRFSWLLDGLSLTFALLITGIGTLIVLYSGGYLKGHADQGRFFSFIFLFMGSMLGLVVSDSFLTLFVFWELTSITSFLLIGFDHQREAARRAALQALVVTGGGGLLLLAGLLLIWQITGAADMSGLLRAGGALRESPLYLAALILILGGAFTKSAQFPFHFWLPNAMEAPTPVSAYLHSATMVKAGVYLLMRLNPVMGGTMAWEMILPVFGGMTLLVGTLLAIRQTDLKLKLAYTTVSSLGLLVLLTGFGSDDAVEAAVLYLVAHSLFKGALFMVAGIVDHETGTRDITRLGGLRTAMPLTFAAALAAAISMGGLPPAFGFLAKEEIAAALAQASPWPIVLTIVAIAGSALMFAVAFAVALKPFIGARVETPRHPHEAPPLLWLGPVVLAILGLAAAMVSGFWHAYVSSPMASAVSGKGMEISISLVPHFGMPLALSALTVLIGVLVYWKLDSARFLMAVVLRKLGPGPDHGFDAFISGLVRLSHAVSRFLQPGRLEIYVTVTFLCLAAMLLVPPVLYGELPAIPSRPNMQWHEAAIFLIAVIGLAAVVTARDRLTAIVSLGIQGFAVAVIFLLFGAPDLSFTQFMVETLSVVILALVMTRLRLSTADHRPPLQMLSHAALAIACGLGFGLLLLKATQEPFDLTLTAFFSHYSKLIAHGANVVNVIIVDFRGTDTLGEIAVVTITGLAILALIRIRAGGERKLAANDPDVEEAMEVERP, translated from the coding sequence TAGTGTCCAGGACGGCTTCGAGTGGGTGCCGAGCCTGAACTTGCGCTTTTCCTGGCTGCTCGATGGTTTGTCACTCACATTTGCGCTGCTGATCACCGGCATTGGCACGCTGATCGTGCTTTATTCTGGCGGTTACCTGAAGGGGCATGCTGACCAGGGACGCTTTTTTTCCTTTATCTTCCTGTTCATGGGCTCGATGCTCGGCCTCGTCGTGTCGGACAGTTTCCTCACTCTGTTCGTTTTCTGGGAGTTGACCTCGATCACCTCTTTCCTGCTGATCGGTTTCGATCATCAGCGCGAGGCCGCCCGGCGTGCTGCCTTGCAGGCGCTCGTCGTCACCGGTGGGGGAGGGCTGCTGCTGCTCGCGGGCCTATTGCTGATCTGGCAGATAACCGGTGCCGCGGACATGTCCGGCCTGTTGAGGGCCGGCGGAGCGCTGCGCGAAAGCCCGCTCTATCTCGCTGCGCTGATCCTGATACTCGGCGGCGCCTTTACCAAGTCCGCGCAGTTTCCTTTTCATTTCTGGCTGCCGAACGCCATGGAGGCGCCGACGCCCGTATCGGCCTATCTGCATTCCGCAACGATGGTGAAGGCCGGTGTTTACCTCTTGATGAGGCTCAACCCGGTGATGGGCGGCACAATGGCCTGGGAGATGATCCTGCCGGTTTTCGGTGGCATGACACTGCTGGTCGGGACGCTGCTCGCCATCCGCCAAACCGATCTGAAGCTGAAGCTCGCCTATACTACGGTCTCCTCTCTCGGCTTGCTGGTGTTGCTCACCGGCTTCGGTTCTGACGATGCGGTCGAGGCGGCCGTGCTCTATCTGGTAGCACATTCGCTGTTCAAAGGCGCGCTGTTCATGGTCGCCGGCATAGTGGATCATGAGACAGGCACGCGCGACATTACCCGTCTCGGCGGATTGCGCACCGCCATGCCGTTGACGTTTGCGGCGGCGCTGGCGGCGGCGATCTCGATGGGTGGCCTGCCGCCGGCCTTCGGCTTCCTGGCCAAGGAGGAGATCGCTGCTGCGTTGGCTCAAGCCTCTCCCTGGCCGATCGTCCTGACGATCGTTGCGATTGCCGGTAGCGCGCTGATGTTCGCCGTCGCCTTCGCCGTTGCGCTGAAGCCCTTTATCGGCGCGCGGGTCGAGACGCCGAGACATCCGCATGAGGCGCCGCCGCTGCTCTGGCTCGGTCCAGTTGTGCTTGCCATTCTCGGGCTAGCCGCAGCCATGGTCTCCGGCTTTTGGCACGCCTATGTATCATCGCCGATGGCAAGCGCCGTGAGCGGCAAAGGAATGGAGATATCGATCTCGCTCGTTCCGCACTTCGGCATGCCGTTAGCGCTATCCGCGTTAACCGTGCTGATCGGCGTCCTCGTCTACTGGAAACTCGATAGCGCCCGCTTTTTGATGGCGGTGGTGCTGCGCAAACTCGGCCCAGGACCGGATCACGGCTTCGATGCCTTCATCTCGGGGCTGGTGCGCTTGTCGCATGCCGTCTCCCGGTTTCTGCAGCCGGGTCGGCTGGAGATTTATGTCACCGTTACATTCCTTTGCCTTGCCGCAATGCTGCTGGTGCCACCGGTGCTTTACGGCGAGCTGCCGGCCATTCCCTCCCGGCCCAACATGCAATGGCATGAGGCGGCGATTTTCCTCATCGCCGTCATCGGCCTTGCTGCGGTCGTTACGGCCCGCGACCGGCTGACGGCGATCGTTTCGCTCGGCATTCAGGGCTTTGCCGTCGCCGTCATCTTCCTGCTCTTCGGCGCGCCGGATCTGTCCTTCACGCAGTTCATGGTCGAGACGCTCTCCGTCGTCATCCTGGCGCTAGTGATGACGCGACTGCGCCTATCGACCGCCGATCACCGTCCGCCATTGCAGATGCTTTCGCATGCAGCGCTCGCCATCGCCTGCGGCCTCGGTTTCGGATTGCTGCTCCTGAAAGCCACGCAGGAGCCCTTCGACCTGACGCTGACGGCGTTCTTCAGCCATTATTCCAAGCTGATTGCTCACGGCGCCAATGTCGTGAACGTGATCATCGTCGATTTCCGCGGTACGGACACGCTCGGCGAAATCGCCGTCGTCACGATCACCGGTCTCGCCATCCTGGCGCTGATCCGCATTCGCGCCGGCGGTGAACGCAAACTTGCGGCCAACGACCCCGACGTGGAAGAGGCGATGGAGGTCGAGCGTCCATGA